A stretch of DNA from Glycine max cultivar Williams 82 chromosome 18, Glycine_max_v4.0, whole genome shotgun sequence:
taaaatttgttaaattacTTAGTGTTATTAAAATCGGTTCAGTCCCGCCGGTTCGACTGAAACTCGGTCGCTTGTCTGAGCCGAGCACGCTATTGGATTGGAGATGCACATGGACTGGTTTGGGCTAGTGCAAACCGGTGACCCGGACGGTTTTGAAAACCCGGTCCGGGttgatcttattttttattttaaaaaaatgttaaacgaTGGAGAGATCAGAATCAACGTGGCTTCAAGGCTTTGAGATGAATAGaactgtaaaaaaattaaaaaaaaaaaaacaaaaacaaaaaggggaaAGAACCTTGATACGAGAAGAAACTTGGAAATTGAAGAAGCCGTTGAAGATTGGAACCGACGCCATTTTCTACGTCTCCCCCAACCACCCCAATGcttagtttttaataatttatcctttttttcacATGTAAATGTCAAATcccaaaaaaatagattttgtaATCAATATTCTCTCCGAAGGGTTTCCTtgaattctttaaaatataaataaatatgtcaaATTTCAAAATCCGTTGTAGTCTAGTTGGTTAGGATACTCGGCTCTCACCCGAGAGACCCGGGTTCAAATCCCGGCAACGGAAGTTACTTTTtcactaaagaaaaaaaaaattacctactAATAAGGTATAATTTTCAAGTTTTGTCATTCGTTATTCGGCCAGTATATATAGGCTAGAAATTTACCATTAATTTATCTGTTTTATAACAACTTActcttacaaataattttttaatacgaAAGCTGATCCTAGATGTTCCCCGAAATGTCTACTGAAAAAACATTCTCCTTCCCCCCATCCCCCAAAAACTGCAAACAAATGAAATAGTAATTTACTAAGTCCCAAAATGTGGttattgaattgaaaataaCCACACAAACATTATCGAAAGAGTAAATTAAGAAGACCATTCAAAAGTCTTGATGAAATCACACGAGCATCTCCAGTTTTCATACTCGCACTTATTTCAGTCACAATATCATTAACAATTTCAAGTGGTCAATGTCCAACTCGAATGAACAAGTAGAAAGCCACACTTTCCAAAGTGGAAGAGAAAAGAATGTTCATCAGATACAAGAGCTAAGTTCCGGTACCCACATCACAACCATGACGCATTAAAACAGTTTCATACTCCctttgttttagaaaaaataaattgaatcggGAAAACACTGGCTTCAAAAACACAACTTAATCATCTGTTCCTGCTAATATATACCAACACAGTACACCTTAACTGAGTAGAGGTTTAGGGCATGTAATGAAGGCAGGACTTTCCACACTTCACATTATCATTAAACTGAATAAACCATTAAGTCCAACGATTCTGGCATGAACTATGACTTGTATTAGATATATGCATGCAGCAATTGACTTCACATTCACAATGCATTGTTTCCATAACAGTTACTCACCAGTCACCGCTTatataactaataaaatttttataattccaGCTTTTAATTCAACATCTGGCAAAAATACCAGATAGCACTACAATCACCTTTCAAACCCAAGATTTCACTGATTTCCTATATCATTGGAAAGGGCAACACAACAAGAATAACATTATACAAGGCTGCAATTTCCTCATAACCACACTACAGTTGATTGTGTGTGTTTGAGACCATTGTACACAGTAGATTGTGTCCTATATAACCATAACTGAATGCAAATAGCTTGCCTTATTTCCAACATTCGGATTGTTGACACAAACGCTACTCACCATAATACAAGCACAAGGTAAAAATTTCTACCATAATCAGTGTACCTTCTGCCAAACATTATCATCTTGTAACCTGACTGGTTGCTAATACTTCCACAACATTGAACACTACAAAATGTTTAAGACCAAGTCCCACAGCCAACGTGCAAATTCATAGTCAATTGATTCAAAAAGTTCAATTAGTTTAGCTCTTTATCGACAAGCCTCAACATTCACTCATGACATAAGAAGCCCCCTGATTtgactattaataaaaaataaacaatcatACTGTTCAGTGGATGCAAAATAATGCAGAAGCACCTCAGGGAAGAAAATAAGACCAAAATAGGAAGAGTAACTTATCCACCtttttaactcaacaaaattatACCAGAGAACCAAAACCTCTACCCAGAATTAAACCCGTTTCCCCCACAAGTAACATTAACTCTCAAAGAAGTATCTGTTTGGCTTGAGTAATCCAAAATcaagttaaatataataaataccaACTAACTGATTTTAGGTAGATGTTCATATTTTGGTCTCATGGTGAagaataattgatttaaaattcaaaattaatcgAGTTAAAGCCCAAAAGTAAATCAtttcacttcaaaatcaattcgaataagaaacaattttgcaaaatcaatttttcaaaCGCTCACCGAACACACAAAGTTGAGATAAATTAGTCACATATTACCAGaacctgcaaaaaaaaaataatgatggcATTGCAAACAATCAACAcatgacaataaaataaatgatactaTATATATCACGATCAATTCCATATCCAAGGTTTCAGCATTGCAAACAATCAACACAGGAAACCAACACCATAATAAACACCAAGAGTTGCCAATTAGAACTAAAAAACGCAAatacatcaaattaaaaagtaaacataAACGCAGATACAGGGCCAAAGTTTGCACCATTTGACACTTTCACTATTCAATTCacctataataattattaacaatCAACATAGAAAACCATACGGTTACGGAGGACACATTCTCATACCGAGCCCTTGGCCGGCGCCGGAGCGGTGGAGACAGCAGCGGTGGTCTCGGTGGCAGGAATCTTGACGTAGCCTAGCTTCTTGGGGCTCTCGATCTCGTCTTCGTCGGAGGAGAAGTCGTCGAAGGCGGCGGTGGGGTGGCGCGTGGAGAAGACGGACCAGACGAGGTACATGGTGGCGGCGGTGAGGGCGCCGCAGCCGACACCGAAGAGGAGGGCGAGGGCGACGCTGAGGATGTCCTTGGTGCGGTCGCGGAGGGAGGAGAAATCGTACGCGGAGGCGAACCCTAGGGGAGCGCGTGGGTTCACGCGCTCGGGCTCAGGGAGGTGAGTCGCGTGGGGGAAGAAGAGGTCGTAGGAGGAGGAGGGTTTGCCGGTGGGTTTGTCGGTGATGTAGAGAGGGGTGAAGGATCGGATCTCGGTGATGGTGGCGAAGGTGTTGGAGTTAGGGTTGCGGAACGAGTAGGAGGAGATTATGAAGGTCCTGCAGGGACGCGCCGTCGCGGTGGAGGCGGAGAGGGCCACGAGGAGCACGGCGGCGACAGCGATCGCGAGACGAGCCATGATGAGGGACgacgagaaattgaaattggaagagatattttgtgtgtgttgaggaagaagagaagggaatgagaaaagataagaaattgaTGAAAACGGTGGTGGTGGTGTGTGAGTTTCCAAAGGTGTAGGTTCCAAGGACAAGTCAAATCTGTACCACTTAATTaaggacaaaaataataataaatttcatcCTTCATGttacaaaacttttttttttcttcatttgaattttttttaacaaaaaaataaaatatatattttttaaatagaaaaatagtaTATGCAGCATAAACAAATTAGATTATCTATCAATACCAAATTGACTTCGGTATGATAAGCGTTCATTTTTATATCAACAAAAATGTTTAATaccaaatattattaaaaatttctatAGATTATCTATCAATACCAAATATAATGTTAAAACTTTTAccatgataatatatattttttattaatattaaaatttatggtTTAATATTATATGATAGTTTAATAGTAAACGCTCTTTGGTCCTGATGCATCAGGATGACTGACAATTTAGCTAAACTAGCTTTTGAATTTCATGAAAAGAGTATGGATTGAGGATTAGGAGGTTTCGTATCAGGTTTCCTCCTTATTCAAATCTGATGTCTTGATAATTGCCAATTCTTCAAATGTTACTACTATTTGTCTATTTTTGTCTTTGAAAAAGAAATACTCTTTTTCTATTAGTCTTGATTTactaaatcataaaaattaagaaaaattagtcTCGTCTGGATTGAGGAAAATCTTGGGAGGAGGTTGGTTGGTTGTGGTCAATATAAGGCATGTTACACTATTGTTATTTGGTTTTCCCtttgttcttaattttcttttgatttttattgttatttgaaaaggttGCAATTTTTTTGATTGGTATGATCCTCCTCTCAATCGTGAGGAAAGAATGATGGTGGGTCCAATGAGAAAGCAGAATGAGTCAAATATAAAGGAGAAGGAATTATAGACAAAGCTCaaagaaatggaaaagaaagagatattGTTAGAGATTGGTCTTATTTTGGCCATTGTGTTTGTTGATAATTGATATGCTTAcgtaatttgaatatttaaatcacataacaattatctaattttttgtcttttttattactTCTTTTGTGTTAAAACATTGTGAATTTAGTTTCTTTTGAGTTTTTGTCTAATAAATTCTAAAGTTAGCTAATTTAGAATGTTTTAGAGTGTATTTTTTGTAGAATTACACAGTAGGAGGTCTGGAAGATGGTTGAAGTAGCATGCTCAATGCATCAACAACCGCTCAGTGCGAGGAGCCAACATGGAGGTCAGGCTTAGCCCGCATCTGCGACTTAGTCTACATTTTACGGCTTAGCGCGCTATCACTTATGCTAGTTGGACTTTTcatgtgcgcttagcgagcacaTGCAGGCTTAGCGCACGGTAAATGTCAAAAAACATAATTGTGCTgcattttaaaggaaaaaaaaaggagaaatcaGAGAGTCTTTTTGGGGGACCAAAATAAGAAGCTAAGGCacgagagaagagagagaactCATTTACCTGGGGACcctttcttccattttcttccacacctcttgttttctttttgtattagtAAGTCTCTCATgataatgagaggctaaactaCTCATTGTTGGGAGCTCAACAACTAAACACTTTTGATATAATAattctaactatctatttaatattattttgatattattgtctCTTTTATGTGcttaatatcatatttatggCTTGATCACACATGCTCATGTAGTGTTATAGGGTTtatgcattggaaaatgtttatCTCCTAAGAACTTGAAAATAGCATCTAGGTAATCCATGTCTAGGGATAGAATGATATTATTTAACCTTATTTAGGCATCtttctttttaaagaaaattatttgatatagcTCTTAAGGGATTAGAAGTGAAATTAGGTAATTTAGGCTCTTTTACACGAGGAATCATGGTTAGGGTATGCTAGTGGATGAATGTAATAATCGAAATAACGTTAAATAGTGAAAAACCCTTAATGTTGCATTAAGAGTAGTTTTGGTAGGCTGAGTCTCAACACGTTCCGTAATTCTACTTCAACCGATAACTCACCTCCTGAGTGTTTgtattttatctctttaatgTGCTCTGCTTAATTATCTTCatttatgtcaaattttatatttcatatcaTTATTTGACTAATATCAAATTTAGTTCATTGATTGCTTAAAATTGGACATATACAAACTCTGAGTATAGTCAAAGTCCCCGTGGACTCGACACTTGATCTTACCGTTTTAATTACTACTTGAACGAATTAGTACACTTGCCAATCCAACtaaacaagtttttggccaatcCTGTCTAATAGTTTGTAATGTTGTTGTTTGTACAAATTGTTGGTAGAAGGTGCTGATGTAACACTTGTAGTTCAGTGAACTACAACTGGTTGGTAAAATGTTGTTACAATGTTGTTTTTGACTTAGTTGTTTAGTTACTTTGTTTAGGATGTAGTATTTGGAACCCAATTGGTTgtgatgtttttttgtcataatgtattgaaatatttgatgaaTGAAAAAGGTTGTCTAGTTTCTTTTAACATATACTTGTGGTTATTGTTGCTTAATTGGTTTTGACAAATTAATAACCTCTACATCATTGATTAATTGGTCATTGATATTCTAAGTTTGCCTAATACAAAACATTTTCATATTCCACCATTGGAATCATCAGAACATTTTAAGTATTTCCAAAACCATACAAAATATAAGTAGTTGTCTGAGAATACATAAGACATAAAATAACCCATAAAGGTATAACATTATATATCAAAAGTCATCCAAAATAAGTAGATGTTTGAGAATACATAAGACATAAATGGTACCATCATAGTGGTTCATCCTACGCTGCATAAAATAACCCATAAAGGTACCTTGAAAGTCTTCATATACCAAAATTCATAAATCTATAACAGTACCCACAAAGTATCTAGTATTCCAAAATAAACATAACATATAAAGTTATCCTAAAAGTGTTGAGTCTATAATGTTGATGCAACAATACTTTGATATGAGATATGGCTTAGTGTAAGTGCACCAGATTGCATACGTGCACTTAGTTGAACTAATGATCTTGATTGGTCTAGCCTATGTTGATCCAGACGATTTATCATGTGCATATTTAAATGTTGCATCCTTCTTGGATTTCTGATATATAcaatataaaacaaacataagtataaataaattaatgcatTGAATTTCCATAaaacaaactaatatttttttttaaattacaagtTCACACATAAAAGAGGAAGCGgtggtatattttttattaataattgcgCAGACAATTATTTTCAAGTTGAAGAAGTGATGgttaaatttttctataataatgattataaaatttgaatatacaATGCAACTAAAGTTTCCCTGATAAATAGCATTCGTAAaagacattttaatttttagacatTGAAAggaaactaatatttttattttaatttttaattgtaacttattttatctatattatgacctttttttaagttttacacaaaaaatttctactttttaaaattgttttactactttatttaattttattttcttgacttTTCATTTAtctcattatattatatataaaaacataatataattaGACAAACATAAGTATAAATAAACCAATGCATTGAATTTCCATGAAACAAACTAAACCAATGCaatgaacctttttttttatagcagATGGTGTTGCATCATTCTTCCTTTTCAAATTCTGCCACATAGCACACATACAAATTAGCcaatgcatttaattttcatgaAACAAAATTAACCAAAGTAAGACTGTGTAAGATTGTTCTTGTTTCCACCCTTTGGAATTTCCCTATCAGCAATTGTTTTACCTCTATAGGTCCTTTTATTGTGACCTAATTTTCACAGTTTGCTTGTTGTCTAGGTAATTTAAACTCGTCTATTGGCtcatcatttgatttgtttctcattttctttggtCTTCCAGGTGCTCTTCTCATGTCATGATGGTTAATTGGTGGAAGATCACTCTCTAGCCACTTGTCTGGACCATTACATGCTCAAATATAATATGGGTAAGTGGACAAATAAGTGGTTTTCGTGCAAAACATAAGCACTCTTAGTCTAATATATGCATTGCATTATAAGAAAACATACTTATACCAAAATATACATACTTGTACCAATAAACTACATAGTCCTAAGGTTTGCAATTATTGTGTCACAAGCATGCAACTGCATGACAACAAGAGATTTCAGTTAACTTCCATTTCCTGCAACTACATTTTCTGTTGTTTATATTCACAACATATTTCTGAAAGTTTTTTGACACTTCAAATAATGATATCTGGTCATCACCACACTAGGTAGGAGTCTAACCTTCAACATCTTTCTCTATATTTCAACATCATTTCCCTCATCTTGGCAATCCACATCATCAAATATACCTTAATCCCTTCTAccaagtaaataataggcttgCCCCTTAACTCTAAGATGCATTTATTGAATCCTTCACACATATTATTCACATGTAGATCACATTGAGTATTTGGGTCATATGCTGACTTGGTCCATGATGATGCTTTTAGGTCATCCAACTCCTTCCATGCACTCTCATGAGTCTATTTTAGCTTTTGCATAACCTTTTTTCATTATGCAATAGTTGTGGCTCTAACAGCTTGCCAAATCAATTCCTTTAAGTGCATCCATGGGTGCCTCTTTCTGAAGTTGCTATATAGATGCCTGACACATACACGATGTTCAACATCTTCACCTAGATCCTTAATTGCATGAACTAGTCCatgtgtaagaaaaaaatagatattaattACCAAAAAATTTACATGAAGAAGCTACTTTAATACAAACACATTGTACAAGTATGATAAATATCACCTTTTGCTGATTAGAAATAAAAGCCCATTTATTTCTCTGAATTTCATTTAGATCTGCCAGCAACAACCCCAAAAACCATGACTGTGAGTTTGTAGATTTTGACTCCACTATTGCATATGCAATATAGGTAGCATTAGGTTATTGCCATATTTACCTACAATTGTCAACAAATGACCACCATAATCACCTTTTAAAAAGCAACCATCTAATCCAATTAATGGTCTAGAAGTTGTTGCAAAGGCAATCTTACATGCCTCAATACACACATACATTCTTTCATAAATAGGACCCTTAGCACCCATCACACACTTGATAATAACTGTACTATTTTTGTTCGTATCAAGCAACTTAACATCATAACTTCTTAGATGACAGTATTGATTTTTAGTTGCACCTTGAATTTTATCCATTGCCCTGCACTTAGCTCTATAAGCTTGATGTATAGATAACTTACAATCCCCTTTCTCCATTGTATATGCAATCAATCCTTGTCTCATTATTGTTGGTGTATGTCTTAACAAGGGAACGATTTTTTTACTTATCCATTCAGTTGTAGCTTGCCTGTTAGTAGAAGTCCTATGGCATGTGTGCACATTCCTGAAAGTAACTATCGACCAATGGTTTCTACGCTTTGGTTTACTAACCCTTACACAAAAATGGACAACTTGACATACACCTAACAACAAATCTCGTCAAATCATTATACTTGACAACTAGATTTTTCTTATTGGTCATCGAGAAGGTTTTCATAGCTTCTTTAACTTCGAATTTGCTATTAAATATCATCCCCAACTCAAATTGAACATCTGTATCATCCGCAAGCATTCTAAATCTTgaaaatttcttcttttctacCCCTTCATCCTTACTTCTTGTGGTGTCCAACTCATCAGTTTCACCATCCTCATCCCCAAATTCAACTATAGTTGCATCAAACTCCCAATTGTTAAGAGAAATTTCCTCATCAAGCTATGAGGGTGGTGGTTGAAGCATCCGGATGAGTCCCCCGTCGACAGGGATTTGAGANNNNNNNNNNNNNNNNNNNNNNNNNNNNNNNNNNNNNNNNNNNNNNNNNNNNNNNNNNNNNNNNNNNNNNNNNNNNNNNNNNNNNNNNNNNNNNNNNNNNNNNNNNNNNNNNNNNNNNNNNNNNNNNNNNNNNNNNNNNNNNNNNNNNNNNNNNNNNNNNNNNNNNNNNNNNNNNNNNNNNNNNNNNNNNNNNNNNNNNNNNNNNNNNNNNNNNNNNNNNCTCATCCTTACCCTGTCCCTCACCATCAACTTCATCATGCCCCTGACCCTCGCCTTCACAATCATTTTCAGCATCATTAATCTGAacaacttcaaaatcttatctTAAGACAAAATCCTTTCCTCTTCCTTTGGCCAACCCTTCATCAATAATTGGAACATCAATTAGATGCTCCACATAGATTTCAACAAGTTCATACACATTGTTATAAGCAACAGTTGTAACACACCACTATCACTATTTAGTGGCTTTAATCCGCAATTGAATGCGTATCTTGGATGTCAATACCATATGAATTTGTACTTCTTGTATCCCATCTTCTCTATCAGATTCTTCATGTCAATATAAGATAGCTCATCCACATCCATGCTCCAATATTTTTCCACATAAGTACCATTCACATACACTGTACttggctcgaaatttaacaTCCCAGAAAGGTGTATCCCCAGTTTTATTCTTCTAACTTCAGTAGGCTTGAAATTTAATGAACACAACAACCACAGTACAAAAGGACAATACTTGCAACTTATTAGATTTCGATGCCAAAATTGTAATATTTCACAAATCTAACCCCAAATAGCAACACGAAACCATATAAGGGggaaaaaaatttgaaccctACACACAATGGTCATTGTCCCTACACGTTCCTCTATCAAAGATTCCCCCACGCACGACATTCACTATTAAAATACCGCAACCATGAACCACATGCAATAAAAAACCCTAATCCTGGACTGCATGTAATCAACTTTTACAACCACCAAAATATTCCCTTTCAATAGTCAGGAATCTAACCTCACACAGTAAATGGGctcttgattcttccttcccaTTTTCGATGCGCAAGATTCACGAGCATATGAACCCACATTACTAGCCATTGATGTGGAACAACAACACTCAGGATCAATTTTGCCTTCCAATGCCATTCGCCAACAAGAGGAGAATCGCATTTAGGGATTCAATATTTGGGGATTTTGAAGAACATTTAAGGGAGAATGAAAAATCGGATGAGGGAGGATGAAAATCGAACGATGGATTCAATATTTGgggatttttattgttttattatttattaaaaaaaacatgtttaacaaCGTAATTAAAAAGCACTTCATGACAACATTGTCCAGTAGTAAGTGTCACGTCAGCCGAAGTCAACGTTTAATTTAATAGTCAACTCAACAAATTTAACAGAAGGACTAAAATCGCTCAAATGTGAAACTTGGGGGATAAAATTGTTCAATTAGAAACCTAGGGGATGAAAATCGCAAAAGTATCAAACTTGGGGaacaaaattgcaatttaacctattttatattcatcaaacttatcatatatactTTTATCCTATTTCATTcatatctttctttttatatatacagcttcttatttaatttttgacgTTATGTTATCGTATCCTTTCGTAACTACCAAAGGAGCTCTTAATCGATATTCTATATAAACATTGAGTTAAATACTACTAAATATGGAGCGGTGGTGGTAATTAAATGTCAAATTGAAGAAAGTGGAAGATGCCGAAGCGGAGGAGGCGGCTCCTTGGGCTGGAATTCAAGAACCAGTTAGTTCCTCACTCATATGAAAGCATACGTAAAAATATCTAATAACCTAATTACGAAAACTAAAGAATAATTAAGTGACCAAATTTAGTGACGAAAATCGTTTTTGTCACAGATTTTAGTGaggatttttttagaattataaactatttcgtcactatttataatttttcttgtttgttgacATAGTATTTGGTCATTAATAATGAGAGGGAAATGGGAGTGTTTTCCAATAAGATTGATAGGGAACAATTGAAACCCGGCGATGTCATTTATTCTTGGAGGCAAGCTTACATCATTGCTCACCACGGTCATCTTTTTTCTACTCTATTAATCTTGTAGTTGCTCTAATATATGTTACACTACACACTTTAggtttatatattaaaagaatcaTTCTTATTCAGATTTTTATGTTAATCTGAAGTCTCTTTGACacttaaatacatattttaaagaCAAATAATGATTGATGGAGTATAGTTCAATTGATTGAGTAATGTGcctgatttattataaatctccTAGTACATTGTCTTCAGAGAAGAAGACAAATAGTGGCATAAATTTGTAGAACTGAGAACCTATATATTTTGTCAAATTGTATAAATTACGCATGTTACtaacattttcatcttttttttgcCAATGCTTCGGAAACCAAGAAACTGGAACAAGAACAATGTTGGACCGTTTTCATGTAAGTTCACCCCATCATGCTTCTCGTGAAACTCCATGCCCGAAATGTGATTACCAAACAAAGACTGAAGGTGTCACTCAAACCTGCTTGGATTCTTTTCTTTATGGTGGTTATCTATACTTATTTGAGTATGGTGTGTCACCTGCATTTTTTTATAGCCAAGGCTAGAGGAGGAACTTGCACCACTGCATCTTCTGATCCAACCGAAGCCGTCCTTTGCCGCGCTTCCTTTCTTCTCAAGAAAGGATTTGGTGGCTACCATTTGTTCAAGATCAACTGTGAGGACTTTGCAATGTACTGCAAAACAGGCTTGCTTGTAGTCACAGACATCAGTGTAGGGCAAAGTGGACAAGCAACATCTCTCTTGGCTGCTGTTGGTACTGTAGTTTCTTCACCATTTGTGTTTATGAGCACTAGCTTGTGTGGTTTGGCTTTGGTTTGATGTGGCATGTATTGTGTTAGCAGATATGATTCTGATATTGGAGTACGTTGTGATGTGACCAAAGTTTCATTGGAGAAGATACCTAAGGTGGTGAAGGAAGACTGGGTTGGAAAATTATTACATGGTCGGTCTGGAGAAATTCATCTAAACTATGTGGTCTCAGccaatatatatctatataatgTGCAATCACATTTTTCAAGTTGgagaaaaatttataatatatatgtcaGAGAGAGATTGGTTAATTAGAACCACATGGTCTCAGCTGACCAGGTAATAAGTGAGTTAAAGACAACTATATTATCTATGGTCTTTAAGTTTGGTTTCTGTTCTAATTTTTGTTAGCCTTCGTTAAATATTTGTAGGCAAAGTTCCTGTAACATGTAAAATTGTCATTTGTTTGTGCTTGTTCCATGTGAAAGTTAACTTATTTATTACTCTAGTCTGAATATAGTTTATTTAAGGAATGTTTGGAAGAGATTTGAAGTTTCATAATCAGTTTTGTGATATAAATTAACTCTCATATAATGAACTATTATTTAAGCAAACATACTTTAGTTCCCTGCTTT
This window harbors:
- the LOC106797088 gene encoding protein LEAD-SENSITIVE 1 isoform X4; translation: MLDRFHVSSPHHASRETPCPKCDYQTKTEAKARGGTCTTASSDPTEAVLCRASFLLKKGFGGYHLFKINCEDFAMYCKTGLLVVTDISVGQSGQATSLLAAVGTVVSSPFVFMSTSLCGLALV
- the LOC106797088 gene encoding protein LEAD-SENSITIVE 1 isoform X3, whose amino-acid sequence is MPKRRRRLLGLEFKNQNQETGTRTMLDRFHVSSPHHASRETPCPKCDYQTKTEAKARGGTCTTASSDPTEAVLCRASFLLKKGFGGYHLFKINCEDFAMYCKTGLLVVTDISVGQSGQATSLLAAVGTVVSSPFVFMSTSLCGLALV
- the LOC106797088 gene encoding protein LEAD-SENSITIVE 1 isoform X2, which produces MGVFSNKIDREQLKPGDVIYSWRQAYIIAHHETGTRTMLDRFHVSSPHHASRETPCPKCDYQTKTEAKARGGTCTTASSDPTEAVLCRASFLLKKGFGGYHLFKINCEDFAMYCKTGLLVVTDISVGQSGQATSLLAAVDMILILEYVVM
- the LOC106797088 gene encoding protein LEAD-SENSITIVE 1 isoform X1; its protein translation is MGVFSNKIDREQLKPGDVIYSWRQAYIIAHHETGTRTMLDRFHVSSPHHASRETPCPKCDYQTKTEAKARGGTCTTASSDPTEAVLCRASFLLKKGFGGYHLFKINCEDFAMYCKTGLLVVTDISVGQSGQATSLLAAVGTVVSSPFVFMSTSLCGLALV
- the LOC100817673 gene encoding uncharacterized protein — translated: MARLAIAVAAVLLVALSASTATARPCRTFIISSYSFRNPNSNTFATITEIRSFTPLYITDKPTGKPSSSYDLFFPHATHLPEPERVNPRAPLGFASAYDFSSLRDRTKDILSVALALLFGVGCGALTAATMYLVWSVFSTRHPTAAFDDFSSDEDEIESPKKLGYVKIPATETTAAVSTAPAPAKGSV